The DNA segment GCGCCTCGGCCGCGCGCCGCTTCCACTCCTCCAGCTCGCCCCCCGCCCCGGCGACGAGCAGCGTCGCGTCCCACCCCGGCTCGGACGCGCGGAGGAAGGCGAAGGCGTCGAAGAGCGTGTCGAACCCCTTCCGGCGGTCCCCCAGCGCGCCGACGAAGGCCAGCGTGGGCGCGTCCTCGTCCACCCGCAGCGCCCGCCGCGCGGCGACGCGCTCCTCCGCCGACGGTGGCCGGAAGCGCTCGGCGTCGGCGCCGTAGTAGACGGTGTGCACGCGCTCGGGATCGGCCGACAGCAACTCGACGGCGTGGCGCGCGGTGAGGTCGGAGTTGGCGATCACCGCGCGCGCGCGGCGGGCGACGGCGCACTCGTCGCGCAGCGCCAGCCACCGCGCCGCGCGCTCGACCATGCGCCGCACCGGCCGCCCCACGATCTCCGGGCGGTACGCGGCGTGGACGTAGTGCAGCCAGGTGGCGGTGACGCGGCGGCGGTGGAAGTTGCCGCCGTTGGCCATCGTCACGATCCGGTGCGGGAACATCCCGGCCTGCAGCGACGCGGCCCAGTCGAGGAGGGGAAAGCCGAGGAGGTGCGACCCCAGCGGCCGCGGCACCCGGAGTACGGTCACCTCGCGCAGCGCCTGGAGATCGGGCGCGACGCGATGCGCGACGAGGTGCGTCTCGCGTCCGTGCCGGGCGAGGTACGAAGCGAGCGCGTGGTTGGCCGCGTCCATCCCCCCCGTCGTCACGAAATCCCCCGCCACCACGAGCCACGGCTTCATGGGCGGGGGATGATGGAGATGGGGTGATCGAATCGCGAATCGTGCAGCCCGAGCCCGCCTCCACCCGGGGTTGAAACCCCGGGCTGGAACATCGGGAAGTCCGCCTTCGCGGACTCCAACGCACGCATCGGCGCGACAGGCGACCGTCGCCGAGGACGAATCAGGAAACCCGGGCCGAAGCGGCGTTTCGCGGTGAGGTCTCCCCTCCCCCATCCCTCCCCCTTCGTGGGGGAGGGGCCGGGGGTGGGGGGGAGCCCCCGCGCCGATGCCGGCCTCACGACGCCGCCTGCGCGCGCAGCGCCGCACGGGCGCGCGCCTCGCGGCGGGCGTGGCGCGCGGCGGCGAAGAGCGCGGCGTTCAGCAGCCAGAACTCCATCCCCGGCTGCGACAGGAAGATGGGATACGAGAAGGTCAGCGCGAACGCGCCGATCCCGTACGCCAGCACGACGGTGGCCCAGAAGGGCAGGTCCGGCGACCCCTCCGGCGCCGGCGCGCGCGCCACCTTCCACATCGCCCAGAGCGCGGCCAGCAGCGCCGCGCAGTACAGCAGCGCCAAGGGCGCGCCGCCGTCCACGATCCATCCCGCCCACTGGATCTCCACCCAGACGTCCCGGGTGCTGGGCGCGCCCTGGCCGAAATAGGTCGCCATCATCCCCCAGTGCCCCAGCCCCATCCCGAAGGGCGACTCGGGGAGGGTCTTCGCGATCGCGTCGTAGAAGAAGTGGCCGCGCTCGTTGTAGTACACGGCGCCGGGACGGTTCGCCGTCAGCGTGGCCACGCGCTTGGCGACGGAGGGACCGGCCAGGGACATCGCCGCGGTGTAGCCGATCACCGCCACGGAGACGACCACCAGCGCCAGCGTCCCCACGCGCGCCACGTCGCGGCGCCAGACGAGGATCCCGCCGATCACCATCACCGCGATCCCCGTCATCACCAGCACCGCGCGCACCTGCGAGAGGTAGAGGCAGGTCATCCCCAGCACCATGCTGAGCGCGGAGAGCGCGAGCATCCCCACCCGCCGCCGGGTGAGGAAGAAGCCGGTGCCGAAGAGGATGGCGTACAGCCCCGAGATGGCCGCGCCGCCGGGGATGTCGGTCAGCCCCATCGGCCGGAAGGTGCGCACGCCGGTGTTGGTGGTGATCATCAGCGTTTCCACGTAGCCGCGGCGCGACGCGATGATCGACGACAGGTGCGGCTGCAGCTGGCCGGGGAAGTACACCTGCAGCACGCCCAGCGCGGCGCTGACGGTGTGGAACGCCCACAGGATCAGCGCCACGCGCCGGATCACCCGCAGGTCCACGTCCAGCCGCGGCACCCAGAACAGCGGCGCCATCACGGCGATGTAGAGCACCGCCTGGGCCGTCCCCGCCAGGTAGTTGGTGGTGTCGGGATGGAAGATCTGGACGGCCACCACGATCAGCGCCAGCCCGCCGGCGATGGCCGCGGGATGGCGCCCGCCCCTGCCGCGCAGGAGAACGAGCAGCGCCAGGCTGGCCCCGAAGGTGGCGATGCGCAGGACCAGGCGCGAGGTGCCGAAGTCGGGGAAGAGGAGGAGCACCGCGCACGCCAGCTCGAACACCACGAACGCCGGCACCCAGAAGTCGGGGCGGCGCGCGCGCGCGGCGATCCCCGGCGGGGCCGCCGCGGCGGGCGCGCCGAAGGCGGGGACGGGCCGGACGTGGCTCACAGCGGCTCCTCTCCCGGGGCGATCCAGAGCTGGTGCGGCCAGGCGTCGTCGGCGCCGGCGTCCAGCGGCTGCAGCAGCGAGCGCGCGTCCGCCGCGCGGTACGCCGCCCGCCGCGTGGCCGCGCGCGACGAGGCGACCGACCAGCCGCGGTACCCCGCGCCCTCCATCGTCCCGCGCACCCGCGCGGCGAGGCCGCGACCGCCGGGCGCGAGGGTGGGATGCAGCTCCACCAGCACGCGGCGGTAGCGGCCGCGCGCCAGCCCGGCCGCCATCCCCGCCAGCGCCATCTCCTCGGCTCCCTCGATGTCCATCTTCAGCAGCTCCACGCGCTCCACCTCCCACTCGTCCAGCAGCTCGTCGATCCGCCGCGTCCGCACCTCGAAGCGCGGGCCGGCCGTCTTCGCGACGATCGACGACACGCCCCAGTTCCCGGTCGCCAGGTCGCATCCGGCCAGCTCCGCCATCCCCTCGCGGTCCGACGCCGCTTCGGCGACCGCGGAGACCTGCCGCAGCCCGTTGGCCGCGGCGTTGCCGGCCAGGAGCGCGTGCAGCCGCGGGTCCGGCTCCATCGCGATCACCCGCCCGGAGCCGCCCACCAGGTGCGCGGCGAGCAGGGTGAAATATCCCCAGTTGGCGCCCACGTCCACGAAGGTGGCGCCGGGACGCAGCGTCGCGCGCAGGATGGCTGTCTCCTGCGGCCCGTAGGCGCCGGTGAAGAACACCTCGCGGGCGATCAGGTCGCGCAGGTCGCAGGCGTAGGCGTAGCCGCCGGCCGCGCGCGGGAGCCGCGCCTGGAACGCGCCGCCGCCGCGGGGGACGCGGTTCATCACCCGGTAGCGCCCGGCGGGAAGGCGCCGCACCGCCCAGGCCAGCACGCGCAGGTGCAGCGGGGCCCCGGCGCTCACCGCGGCTTGCGTCCGGCGAGAAGGACGTTGTCGGAGAAGCCGCGCGGCCACAGGCGCGACACCCAGCGCGGATAGTGCGCGCCGGTCAGCACCACGCGCCCGCTCCCGCTGTAGGCCGCCGACACCTCCTCCAGCCCGCACTCCGCCGCGATCCGCCGCAGGTCCACCTCCAGCAGCGCGGTGATGTGCGCGGGGTAGCTGGCGTCGCGGAAGGCGTTGTGCTCGCCGCGCGCCAGCAGCGTGGCCCGGCTCAGCAGCGACAGCTGGTTGGGGGTGGTGATGACGATCCATCCCCCCGGCCGCGCGATTCGGACGAGCGAGCGGACGAACGCGCGGGGATTCTCGAGGTGCTCGATCGTCTCCACCGCCGCGACCACGTCGCCCGAGCCCGCGGGGACGGGGATCTCGCCCGCGTCCAGGTCGGCGGCGGCGAACTCGCCCCCGGCGGGGAAGCCGTCGTAGCGCACCGCGTCCACGCCCACGTAGCGCTCGAAGCGGTCGCGGACGAAGGGCCACAGCTTGCCGCTCCCGCAGCCGACGTCGACCAGCGTCCCGCCGCCCGCGTGCCGCGCGGCGATCGCGTCCGCGACCATGCGGTAGATGGCCTCGCCGCTGGAGCCAAGGCTCTGGCGCGCGCGCTCCTCCACGCCCGGCTGCGTCATCGCGCAACCGTCGCCAGCAGGTCGTGCAGGCGCCGCATCTGCATCTCCGGATCGCACAGCTCGCGGGCGCGCGCGGGGCCGGCGGCGCCCAGTCTCCCGCGCAGCTCCGCGTCGCCGAGCAGCGTGCCGAGCGCCTCCGCCGTCGCCGCGGGATCGTCCGCGGCGACGAGCATCCCCGTCTCCGGCGTGACGATCTCCCGCGCGCCGCCGAGCGCCGCGGCGACCACGGGGAGCCGCGCATGCATTGCTTCCACGTACGTCATCCCGAAGGGCTCGGGTCCAAGATTCGGTTGACACAGGACGTCCGCCGCCGCCAGCAGCCGCGGCACGTCGGCGCGCTCGCCCAGCCAGCGCACGCGCCCCGCGATCCCCAGCCGCTCGGCCAGCGCGCGCATCTCGTCGCGGTGCTCGGTCTCATGGGGGCGCTGGGCGCCGCCGGCCAGCCAGCAGGTCCAGCGCGGGTCGTCGCGCAGCGCGCCGAGCGCTTCCAGGTGCACCCGGTGCCCCTTCCACGGCTCCATCCGGCTCGCCTGGATCACGACGACGGAATCCGCGTCCGTCTCCAACTCCTGACGCACGGCCTCGCGTTCGGCGGAGAGGTCGGGCGGGGCGGGGACGGACGGATAGACGACGGTGCCGCCGCCCGGCCCCGGAAAGATCTGCCCCAGCGTCTCGCGTACGGAGTAGCTGGTGCAGATGGACAGGTTCGGCCAGGTGCGCCGCGCCAGCCGCTCCGCCGCGCCGCCGGACGCCATGTCGTGCAGCCAGAAGGCGATGGGGATCCCCGCTCGTCGAGCTTCCGGCGCGAAGATGCCGTGCGCCCACGCGGAGTGGAAGACGGCCGTGTCGGGGCGATTCGCGGCGAGCAGCTTCGCCATCTCGCGCTGCGCGCCCCACACCGTCCACGGCCGGCTGATCCGCGCGCCGGGGAGGAGGGCGACCTCCGCGCCCGCCTCGCGCAGCTCGCGGGAGAGGCGCCCCTCGAACGCCAGCGCGAACCGCGGCTCCATCGCGGGGACGAGACCGCGCTGGCGCGCGAAGGTCGCCAGCATGGCCTCCACGCCGCCGTAGAGGTTGCCCGCGTAGACGTGCAGCACGCGCATCAGCCGGCCAGCGAGCGGTAGAGGGGGACGACCTGCCGCGCCAGCCGCGCGCGGTCGAAGTCGCGCTCCGCCCGCG comes from the Longimicrobium sp. genome and includes:
- a CDS encoding FkbM family methyltransferase, whose product is MSAGAPLHLRVLAWAVRRLPAGRYRVMNRVPRGGGAFQARLPRAAGGYAYACDLRDLIAREVFFTGAYGPQETAILRATLRPGATFVDVGANWGYFTLLAAHLVGGSGRVIAMEPDPRLHALLAGNAAANGLRQVSAVAEAASDREGMAELAGCDLATGNWGVSSIVAKTAGPRFEVRTRRIDELLDEWEVERVELLKMDIEGAEEMALAGMAAGLARGRYRRVLVELHPTLAPGGRGLAARVRGTMEGAGYRGWSVASSRAATRRAAYRAADARSLLQPLDAGADDAWPHQLWIAPGEEPL
- a CDS encoding glycosyltransferase family 4 protein — translated: MRVLHVYAGNLYGGVEAMLATFARQRGLVPAMEPRFALAFEGRLSRELREAGAEVALLPGARISRPWTVWGAQREMAKLLAANRPDTAVFHSAWAHGIFAPEARRAGIPIAFWLHDMASGGAAERLARRTWPNLSICTSYSVRETLGQIFPGPGGGTVVYPSVPAPPDLSAEREAVRQELETDADSVVVIQASRMEPWKGHRVHLEALGALRDDPRWTCWLAGGAQRPHETEHRDEMRALAERLGIAGRVRWLGERADVPRLLAAADVLCQPNLGPEPFGMTYVEAMHARLPVVAAALGGAREIVTPETGMLVAADDPAATAEALGTLLGDAELRGRLGAAGPARARELCDPEMQMRRLHDLLATVAR
- a CDS encoding glycosyltransferase family 4 protein; its protein translation is MKPWLVVAGDFVTTGGMDAANHALASYLARHGRETHLVAHRVAPDLQALREVTVLRVPRPLGSHLLGFPLLDWAASLQAGMFPHRIVTMANGGNFHRRRVTATWLHYVHAAYRPEIVGRPVRRMVERAARWLALRDECAVARRARAVIANSDLTARHAVELLSADPERVHTVYYGADAERFRPPSAEERVAARRALRVDEDAPTLAFVGALGDRRKGFDTLFDAFAFLRASEPGWDATLLVAGAGGELEEWKRRAAEARLGDRIRFLGFRTDVREVLWAADAVVAPTRYEAYGLAVQEALCTGIPAIVSRGAGVAERIPAPLDALLPGDPDDAGELAERLLAWRAGMADHRAAALDLSTRLRAWTWDHMAARIVDIVEAAA
- a CDS encoding class I SAM-dependent methyltransferase; this encodes MTQPGVEERARQSLGSSGEAIYRMVADAIAARHAGGGTLVDVGCGSGKLWPFVRDRFERYVGVDAVRYDGFPAGGEFAAADLDAGEIPVPAGSGDVVAAVETIEHLENPRAFVRSLVRIARPGGWIVITTPNQLSLLSRATLLARGEHNAFRDASYPAHITALLEVDLRRIAAECGLEEVSAAYSGSGRVVLTGAHYPRWVSRLWPRGFSDNVLLAGRKPR